One region of Oncorhynchus mykiss isolate Arlee chromosome 8, USDA_OmykA_1.1, whole genome shotgun sequence genomic DNA includes:
- the LOC110529705 gene encoding terminal nucleotidyltransferase 5A gives MGEKVDSRRSTPVEGCLVDGESSDLSVLNWEQVQRLDAILAGSIPIHGRWNFPTLEIKPRDIVKVVRCRMEEKRIHVREVRLNGSAASHVLHEDSGLGWKDLDLIFCADMKGELEFQTVKDIVLDALLDFLPEGVNKEKITPVTLKEAYVQKMVKVCNDSDRWSLISLSNNRGKNVELKFVDSLRRQFEFSVDSFQIRLDSLLLFYECSEHPMAATFHPTILGESVYGDFSAALDHLRKRLICTRSPEEIRGGGLLKYCHLLVRGFCAASGPEMKLLQRYMCSRFFIDFPEVGEQRRKLESYLQNHFVGLEDRKYDYLATLHGVVRESTVCLMGHERRQTLGLISSLALRVLAEQNVIPNTANVTCYYQPAPYVADGNFSNYYVAQVQHVYPHYPSQQYPSQQYPSQQYPPQQYPPQQHPPSQYPLPHHPPPHHPMYTAWMPCN, from the exons ATGGGCGAGAAAGTCGACTCGAGACGATCGACTCCAGTGGAGGGCTGTTTGGTCGACGGGGAGAGCAGCGACCTCAGCGTGCTGAACTGGGAACAAGTGCAGCGCCTGGACGCCATCCTGGCTGGGTCCATCCCCATCCACGGCCGCTGGAACTTCCCAACCCTGGAGATTAAACCGCGGGACATAGTCAAAGTGGTCCGGTGTCGCATGGAGGAGAAACGCATACATGTCCGGGAGGTCCGCCTGAACGGTTCCGCGGCCAGCCATGTTCTCCACGAGGACAGCGGTTTGGGATGGAAGGATCTGGACTTGATATTCTGTGCCGACATGAAAGGCGAACTAGAGTTTCAGACGGTGAAGGATATAGTTCTTGACGCTCTACTAGACTTCTTACCCGAAGGAGTGAACAAGGAGAAGATCACACCAGTGACCTTAAAG GAGGCCTATGTGCAGAAGATGGTGAAGGTGTGTAATGACTCAGACCGCTGGagcctcatctccctctccaacAACAGAGGCAAGAATGTGGAGTTAAAGTTTGTGGACTCTCTGCGTCGCCAGTTTGAGTTCAGTGTGGACTCCTTCCAGATTCGCCTGGATTCCCTTCTCCTCTTCTACGAGTGCTCCGAGCACCCCATGGCAGCCACCTTCCACCCCACCATCCTGGGAGAGAGCGTCTATGGTGATTTCTCCGCCGCCCTCGACCATCTACGCAAACGCCTCATCTGCACGCGGAGCCCTGAGGAGATTCGCGGTGGTGGTCTACTGAAATACTGCCATCTGCTGGTCCGGGGTTTCTGTGCGGCTTCCGGACCCGAAATGAAACTTCTGCAACGCTACATGTGCTCCAGGTTCTTCATAGACTTCCCAGAGGTGGGCGAGCAGAGGAGGAAGCTGGAATCCTACCTCCAGAACCACTTTGTGGGTCTCGAGGACAGGAAATACGACTATCTGGCCACTCTGCATGGAGTAGTGCGGGAGAGCACAGTGTGCCTGATGGGCCAcgagaggagacagacactgggcctcatctcctccctggcccTTCGGGTCCTTGCCGAGCAGAACGTTATCCCCAACACGGCCAACGTCACCTGCTACTACCAGCCGGCCCCTTACGTCGCAGACGGCAACTTCAGCAACTACTACGTGGCCCAGGTGCAGCACGTTTACCCGCATTACCCATCTCAGCAGTACCCATCTCAGCAGTACCCATCTCAGCAGTACCCACCTCAGCAgtacccacctcaacaacacccTCCGTCACAGTATCCCCttccacaccatccacctccgcACCACCCCATGTACACTGCATGGATGCCCTgcaactga